A window of Exiguobacterium sp. FSL W8-0210 contains these coding sequences:
- a CDS encoding competence protein CoiA family protein yields MFEAIDASGKRIMIHRFPIHELKAMSLRCPYCLKPLRVRQGRRPHFAHISACSGESSVHMSWKKRIADSLINAGIQVEIEWVTGERRFDLWIPEQKLGIEIQRSPMSAEEWIRRARLDAKQEQTVRWIGFHPSHGVTLRLQGWMRQAFLQNDYLDLIVENQIRRFRHPVPFAKHHVYCTVQSLSLSDFLSTEPSSFPRKFSIARWQGIVHRYQRRPFYPSLPPRILKTPLYQAGLHLQNLPSFAFLPITRLLFLPVHPFEFQIAVFLKLKGRYTSIHLEHAINQLLYQLNLSIERDLIDALVREWMERIEESNKLF; encoded by the coding sequence ATGTTTGAAGCCATTGATGCTTCTGGTAAACGCATCATGATTCACAGATTTCCCATCCATGAATTAAAAGCGATGTCCTTACGTTGTCCGTATTGCCTGAAGCCCTTGCGCGTCAGGCAAGGACGACGACCACATTTTGCACATATCTCAGCTTGTTCAGGAGAAAGTAGTGTGCATATGTCCTGGAAAAAGCGCATTGCCGATTCTTTAATAAACGCAGGTATCCAAGTCGAAATTGAATGGGTGACTGGAGAGAGACGTTTTGACCTGTGGATACCAGAACAGAAACTTGGAATTGAGATTCAACGTTCTCCGATGTCGGCAGAGGAATGGATTAGACGAGCCAGACTTGATGCGAAACAAGAACAAACGGTTCGGTGGATCGGATTTCATCCTTCACATGGTGTCACGTTGCGATTGCAGGGTTGGATGCGACAAGCATTTTTACAAAATGATTATTTGGATCTGATCGTCGAGAATCAAATCCGGAGATTTCGACATCCAGTTCCTTTTGCAAAACACCATGTCTATTGCACGGTTCAATCGCTCTCGTTATCTGATTTTCTCTCGACAGAGCCTTCATCATTTCCTCGGAAATTTTCAATCGCTCGATGGCAAGGGATCGTTCATCGCTATCAGCGACGTCCTTTTTATCCTTCATTACCTCCACGCATTCTCAAGACCCCACTGTATCAAGCAGGTCTCCATCTACAAAACCTTCCCTCTTTTGCCTTTCTTCCGATCACACGTCTATTATTTCTCCCCGTCCATCCCTTTGAATTTCAAATCGCAGTCTTTTTAAAGCTAAAAGGGAGATATACTTCAATCCATCTAGAACATGCCATAAATCAACTGCTTTACCAATTGAATCTATCGATTGAAAGAGATTTGATTGATGCTCTCGTCAGAGAATGGATGGAACGGATCGAGGAGTCGAATAAGCTGTTTTAG
- the cls gene encoding cardiolipin synthase encodes MLRRVQLLMTLILTIGLIAFLSYYWSVYMVGWLSIVIILVVMSVFVIILLENRNPERTLVWALVMMALPVVGVFVYFTFGQNYRRKRMFRLKAMLDEESYIKYRNQFKAGVHQSVFQEGHYGKVVTLIDSISRLPISYNTHTRILTNGQEKFPILLEEIRQAQHHIHLEYYIVRDDQLALQLQEALIEKAEQGIEVRFLYDAVGCFSTGKHYFKKMQAAGVEVRAFFPVVLPFISSKSNYRNHRKIVVIDGTVAFTGGINIGDEYIGRDQHFGFWRDTHLLVRGEAVSELQLIFLQDWYYMTGERLFTPFYMEPLEYVEEATGGVQIIASGPDEPHEAMKSLYFGLITEARESVYIASPYLIPDEDLMTALKTAAMAGIDVRILLPSFPDHKIVFYASRSYFDDLLRAGVKIYEYNKGFMHSKVIVVDDAIATIGTANMDLRSFHLNFEVNAFLYGTNSVHELTRDFYEDFSHSTQVDADMFHRRPLRRRLIESISRLFSPLL; translated from the coding sequence ATGCTACGACGTGTACAACTTCTCATGACCCTCATCTTGACCATCGGCTTGATTGCCTTTTTATCCTACTATTGGAGTGTCTATATGGTAGGTTGGCTGTCCATCGTCATCATCTTGGTCGTCATGAGCGTGTTCGTCATCATTCTACTCGAAAATCGAAACCCAGAACGAACGCTCGTCTGGGCACTCGTCATGATGGCATTGCCTGTCGTTGGCGTATTCGTGTATTTCACATTTGGTCAGAACTACCGTCGAAAACGAATGTTTCGACTGAAGGCAATGCTTGATGAAGAGTCTTACATTAAGTATCGTAACCAGTTTAAGGCAGGGGTACACCAATCAGTGTTCCAAGAAGGACATTATGGAAAAGTTGTGACACTTATCGATTCAATCAGTCGCCTTCCGATTTCGTATAATACACATACAAGAATCTTGACGAATGGTCAGGAAAAGTTTCCGATTCTTTTAGAAGAGATTCGTCAAGCACAGCATCATATTCATTTGGAGTACTATATCGTACGGGATGATCAACTTGCGCTTCAATTACAGGAAGCGTTGATTGAAAAGGCCGAGCAAGGAATCGAGGTCCGTTTTCTTTATGATGCCGTCGGATGTTTTTCGACGGGTAAGCATTATTTCAAGAAGATGCAGGCGGCTGGCGTTGAGGTTCGCGCGTTTTTCCCTGTCGTCTTACCGTTTATTTCGAGTAAATCGAACTACCGGAATCATCGGAAAATCGTCGTCATCGATGGAACGGTTGCATTTACAGGCGGAATCAACATTGGGGATGAGTATATCGGTCGCGATCAACATTTTGGTTTTTGGCGTGATACCCATCTTCTCGTAAGGGGAGAGGCTGTCTCTGAACTCCAACTGATTTTTCTCCAAGACTGGTATTACATGACAGGTGAACGGCTGTTTACACCGTTTTACATGGAGCCACTTGAGTACGTTGAAGAAGCAACAGGGGGTGTTCAAATCATTGCGAGCGGTCCTGATGAGCCACATGAGGCAATGAAATCACTTTACTTCGGGCTCATAACGGAAGCGCGTGAATCAGTCTATATTGCTTCTCCGTATTTGATACCGGATGAAGACCTGATGACAGCACTGAAGACAGCTGCTATGGCAGGGATTGATGTCCGTATTTTGCTACCGAGCTTTCCAGACCATAAAATCGTATTTTACGCGAGCCGTTCTTATTTTGATGACTTGCTACGAGCTGGTGTGAAAATTTACGAGTACAATAAGGGATTCATGCACTCGAAAGTCATCGTTGTGGACGACGCCATCGCAACGATTGGGACAGCGAACATGGATTTACGTAGTTTTCATTTGAATTTCGAAGTGAATGCTTTCTTATATGGAACGAACTCTGTCCATGAACTAACACGTGATTTTTATGAAGATTTTAGCCATTCGACACAAGTTGATGCTGATATGTTCCATCGGCGTCCATTACGACGTCGATTGATTGAATCGATTTCACGTTTATTCTCACCGTTACTCTAG
- a CDS encoding SDR family NAD(P)-dependent oxidoreductase: protein MGTYIITGATSGIGEATSLQLIREGHTVLAIGRNEEKGSSLESNGEGRLYFFPVDLADSSAIDAFFEETQEDFPEIDGIFNNAGTFGKPVAPERVSDQQKEVFQVNYHAPERIIQLATKRFSKGASIVNNSAIVGHVKFPAMLLPYASSKSALLTLTKTYAARFHGKYRFNAICPGPVDTSLSHALYGGKDKFDLAMKHHLRGEPAQPSEIAEVVCFLLSNKASYINGQALIVDGGYTLT, encoded by the coding sequence ATGGGTACGTATATCATCACTGGTGCAACAAGTGGAATTGGTGAGGCAACTTCCCTTCAACTCATTCGGGAGGGACATACCGTCCTTGCGATTGGTCGCAATGAAGAAAAGGGATCCTCTCTTGAATCAAACGGAGAAGGACGTTTATATTTCTTCCCTGTCGACTTAGCTGATTCCTCTGCAATCGATGCGTTCTTTGAAGAAACACAAGAAGATTTCCCAGAAATCGACGGGATTTTCAACAATGCAGGTACTTTCGGGAAACCCGTTGCACCTGAACGTGTCTCCGATCAACAAAAAGAAGTATTCCAAGTGAACTATCATGCGCCCGAACGAATTATCCAGCTCGCGACGAAACGTTTCTCAAAAGGTGCCTCTATCGTCAATAATAGCGCCATTGTCGGTCACGTCAAGTTTCCCGCCATGCTCTTACCCTATGCATCGTCTAAGAGCGCTTTATTGACACTGACAAAGACATACGCTGCCCGCTTCCATGGCAAGTATCGTTTTAATGCCATTTGTCCGGGACCGGTCGACACATCACTGAGCCACGCATTATATGGCGGGAAAGATAAGTTTGATCTTGCGATGAAGCATCATCTTCGTGGCGAACCTGCACAACCTTCTGAAATCGCAGAAGTCGTTTGTTTCTTACTCTCGAATAAAGCGAGTTACATCAATGGGCAAGCCCTTATCGTAGACGGTGGCTATACCCTCACTTAA
- the mecA gene encoding adaptor protein MecA, with protein MKIERVNDNTVKFFITYTDIERRGFARDEIWYNRERGEQLFWQMMDEANEKESISFEGPLWIQVQAFEKGLEVTVTIAKNAVDGEQVDEDELDSLLRSAMSETEDKDTELSQDVLFETHDFEHIIALSQYANAPVFAELETALYQKDGLYLLHVHFEDDVDVEAQENVMSLIAEYLHFSEQTIHPVAEYGKQIIASDVFAFIRKHFPN; from the coding sequence TTGAAAATCGAACGCGTCAATGACAATACGGTCAAGTTCTTCATCACTTATACTGACATCGAACGCCGTGGTTTTGCCCGAGATGAGATTTGGTATAATCGGGAACGGGGAGAACAGTTATTCTGGCAGATGATGGACGAAGCGAATGAAAAAGAGTCCATCTCCTTCGAAGGTCCACTATGGATACAAGTGCAAGCTTTTGAAAAAGGTCTTGAAGTCACTGTAACGATCGCAAAAAATGCAGTCGATGGTGAACAAGTCGATGAAGACGAACTCGATTCACTTTTACGATCAGCGATGTCTGAGACAGAAGATAAAGATACAGAATTAAGCCAGGATGTCTTATTCGAAACGCATGATTTCGAGCATATCATTGCGCTTAGTCAATATGCGAATGCTCCTGTCTTCGCAGAACTTGAAACAGCGCTTTACCAAAAGGATGGACTTTATCTACTACATGTTCATTTCGAAGATGATGTGGATGTAGAAGCACAAGAAAATGTCATGAGTTTAATTGCTGAATATCTTCACTTTAGCGAACAAACGATTCATCCTGTCGCTGAATATGGAAAACAAATCATTGCTTCAGATGTCTTTGCCTTTATTCGGAAACACTTTCCGAACTAA
- the spxA gene encoding transcriptional regulator SpxA produces MVTLYTSPSCTSCRKARAWLEEHEIPFVERNIFSEPLSLDEIKQILRMTEDGTDEIISTRSKVFSKLDVSVENLSLQHLYDLIQEYPGLLRRPILIDEKRLQVGYNEDEIRRFLPRKVRTFQLLEAQRLVNE; encoded by the coding sequence ATGGTAACACTCTATACTTCACCAAGTTGTACTTCTTGTCGGAAAGCACGCGCGTGGCTTGAAGAACATGAAATCCCGTTCGTAGAACGTAATATTTTTTCAGAACCATTATCGCTCGATGAAATCAAACAGATTCTTCGAATGACGGAAGATGGAACGGACGAGATTATCTCAACGCGTTCAAAAGTCTTCTCGAAACTCGATGTTTCCGTTGAAAACTTATCGTTGCAGCACCTATACGATTTAATTCAAGAATATCCTGGATTATTGCGTCGTCCGATTTTGATTGACGAAAAACGTCTTCAAGTAGGATATAACGAGGATGAAATCCGTCGATTCTTACCACGCAAGGTGCGTACATTCCAACTTTTGGAAGCACAGCGTCTTGTAAACGAGTAA